One stretch of Nomascus leucogenys isolate Asia chromosome 7b, Asia_NLE_v1, whole genome shotgun sequence DNA includes these proteins:
- the LOC105740018 gene encoding uncharacterized protein LOC105740018, with the protein MALVEVSRRSLQACTALMVITAGDSCSRPADALSWPIQLGVQRAVLRAHQAPSSVELWLLSPFLIPFFICPSLRRDLLVPGQAYGCWGAGSRCEWASLACPVPHHQPRSVVFALVHWAVPPHHLFQWSFHVFQNFWISNVAVLTET; encoded by the coding sequence atgGCGTTGGTGGAGGTCAGCAGGAGGTCCCTGCAGGCTTGCACTGCCCTGATGGTTATCACTGCTGGTGACTCCTGCAGCCGGCCTGCTGATGCCCTGAGCTGGCCCATTCAGCTCGGTGTCCAGAGGGCTGTGCTGCGGGCCCACCAAGCACCTTCCTCTGTGGAACTGTGGCTGCTTTCCCCCTTCCTCATCCCCTTCTTCATCTGCCCCAGCCTGCGAAGGGACCTCCTTGTGCCTGGGCAGGCTTATGGGTGCTGGGGAGCTGGCTCACGCTGTGAGTGGGCTTCCTTGGCCTGTCCTGTGCCCCATCACCAGCCTCGCTCTGTGGTCTTTGCCCTGGTGCACTGGGCGGTACCACCTCACCACCTCTTTCAGTGGTCCTTCCATGTATTCCAAAACTTCTGGATTTCAAATGTTGCTGTGCTCACAGAAACCTGA